One window of the Candidatus Tisiphia endosymbiont of Sialis lutaria genome contains the following:
- a CDS encoding Rpn family recombination-promoting nuclease/putative transposase: MTSDKPKHDEIFRKSMENPIVAKEFLATHLPKDVLALIDSTTVKLEKDSFIEPDLSETISDVLFSVKFNDQDGYIFLLLEHQSTVDKMMAFRLFKYMINICDLYLTTNPKAKRLPLIYPLIIYNGKKKYNASLNIWDLFSHPDLARGFWTNDCQLINVHDIPDKELKKKVWSGILLFFLKHIHERQLLKRWQEISHLLPKLSKITIGHDHIRNLLSYTLTFIEQNDKIELEKILKNSLTKEKGEELMPSIAQVWKEEGIQIGLQDGIKIGEAKGRAEGRVEAMKVIAKTMLLKHNTINEIIELTGLSKEQIERLK; encoded by the coding sequence ATGACTTCAGACAAGCCAAAACATGACGAAATCTTTCGCAAATCTATGGAAAATCCCATAGTTGCTAAAGAGTTTTTGGCAACTCATTTGCCTAAAGATGTACTGGCTTTAATCGATAGCACAACTGTAAAATTAGAAAAAGATAGTTTTATTGAGCCAGACCTTTCTGAAACTATTTCTGATGTATTATTTTCTGTTAAGTTTAATGATCAGGATGGCTATATTTTTTTGCTATTGGAACATCAAAGTACTGTTGATAAAATGATGGCATTTAGGTTATTTAAATATATGATTAATATTTGTGATCTATATTTAACTACTAATCCTAAAGCTAAACGTCTTCCATTAATTTATCCTCTAATAATTTATAATGGTAAGAAGAAATATAACGCATCGCTTAATATATGGGATTTATTTAGCCATCCAGATTTAGCCAGAGGCTTCTGGACAAATGATTGTCAGCTTATTAACGTACATGACATCCCCGATAAAGAACTCAAGAAAAAAGTATGGTCTGGGATTTTGTTATTTTTCCTCAAACACATCCACGAACGTCAATTACTGAAAAGATGGCAGGAAATTTCTCATCTCTTGCCTAAATTGAGTAAAATAACAATAGGCCATGACCACATAAGAAATCTATTGAGCTATACTTTGACCTTTATTGAGCAAAATGATAAAATAGAGTTAGAAAAAATATTAAAAAATAGTTTAACTAAAGAAAAAGGAGAAGAACTTATGCCTAGTATAGCTCAAGTATGGAAAGAAGAAGGGATTCAAATCGGACTACAAGATGGTATCAAAATCGGAGAGGCTAAAGGTAGAGCCGAGGGTAGAGTTGAAGCAATGAAAGTTATAGCAAAAACTATGCTACTTAAACATAATACTATTAATGAGATCATTGAATTAACAGGCTTATCTAAAGAGCAAATCGAGAGACTAAAATAG
- a CDS encoding IS5 family transposase (programmed frameshift), with protein MSLAHRRHDISDELWNKIESNLPGQKGCWGGIARDNRTFINAVMWIFRTGVPWRDLPPDYGNWKNVHRRFCRWRDNGIWENLLNIFINAPDFEWLMIDSTFVKTHKAGLGAKGGNQTVSPHKRGLNTKVHMAVDAYGMPVRIIVTEGSRNDCIQACELIQNMEAQHFMADKAYDTNAIIESAVNANIIPVIPSKRNRKIQREIDKYLYKLRHIIENTFQKFKEWRGIATRYAKNTKSYMAGLCLRALLMWLKSRDDTP; from the exons ATGAGTTTAGCACATAGAAGACATGATATAAGCGATGAGCTTTGGAATAAGATAGAAAGTAATTTACCTGGTCAGAAAGGTTGTTGGGGAGGTATTGCAAGAGACAATAGAACTTTTATAAATGCAGTGATGTGGATATTTAGAACGGGAGTTCCATGGAGAGATTTGCCTCCTGATTATGGCAATTGGAAGAATGTACACAGAAGATTCTGTAGATGGCGTGATAATGGGATATGGGAGAATTTGCTAAATATTTTTATAAATGCTCCTGATTTTGAATGGTTAATGATAGATTCTACATTTGTAAAAACTCACAAAGCAGGACTTGGAGCGAAAGGCGGGAATCAAACGGTTAGTC CGCACAAAAGGGGGCTCAATACAAAGGTACATATGGCCGTGGATGCGTATGGTATGCCGGTCAGAATTATTGTTACAGAAGGTTCCAGAAATGATTGTATTCAAGCTTGTGAGTTAATCCAGAATATGGAGGCACAACATTTTATGGCTGATAAAGCTTACGATACAAACGCCATAATAGAATCGGCTGTGAATGCAAACATAATTCCTGTAATACCATCAAAAAGAAACAGGAAGATTCAAAGAGAGATAGATAAATATCTATATAAGCTAAGGCACATTATTGAAAATACATTTCAAAAATTTAAAGAATGGCGTGGTATAGCAACAAGATATGCTAAAAATACAAAATCATACATGGCGGGTCTTTGTTTAAGGGCTTTACTAATGTGGCTCAAATCTCGTGACGACACACCCTAA